The Microaerobacter geothermalis genome window below encodes:
- a CDS encoding RNA-guided endonuclease InsQ/TnpB family protein: MFYHEMATDLLNLKEQFPFLSESFSQSLQTTLRNLDRAFKNFFKGVAEFPAFKKKNKHDSFTCPQKFRIEEKVIFIPKIGEVRYRKSRQIEGKVKSITVSKNDGRWFVSILTEQGIEQQPKTYEKPVGIDVGLKEFAFLSNGTSIAIVQYCDGQGLQCFSQH; the protein is encoded by the coding sequence GTGTTCTATCACGAGATGGCTACGGACTTGCTGAATTTGAAGGAGCAATTTCCATTTTTAAGCGAATCGTTTTCCCAGAGTTTGCAAACCACGTTGCGTAATTTAGACCGTGCTTTCAAAAACTTCTTCAAAGGAGTAGCCGAGTTTCCTGCCTTTAAAAAGAAGAATAAGCACGATTCGTTTACTTGCCCTCAAAAGTTTCGCATTGAAGAAAAGGTCATCTTTATTCCCAAAATTGGGGAAGTACGGTACCGTAAATCAAGACAGATCGAAGGAAAAGTAAAGTCCATCACGGTATCCAAAAATGATGGTCGATGGTTTGTATCGATCCTCACCGAACAAGGGATTGAACAACAACCTAAAACATATGAAAAGCCTGTAGGCATTGACGTGGGTTTGAAAGAATTTGCCTTTCTTTCGAATGGGACATCGATTGCCATCGTGCAATACTGCGATGGACAGGGACTACAATGCTTCTCTCAACATTGA